Proteins encoded within one genomic window of Columba livia isolate bColLiv1 breed racing homer chromosome 1, bColLiv1.pat.W.v2, whole genome shotgun sequence:
- the ARRB1 gene encoding beta-arrestin-1 — MGDKGTRVFKKASPNGKLTVYLGKRDFVDHIDVVDPVDGVVLVDPEYLKERKVFVTLTCAFRYGREDLDVLGLTFRKDLFVANAQAFPPLPEEKKPLTRLQERLIKKLGEHAYPFTFEIPPNLPCSVTLQPGPEDTGKACGVDYEVKAFCAENLEEKIHKRNSVRLVIRKVQYAPERPGPQPMAETTRQFLMSDKPLHLEASLDKEIYYHGEPISVNVHVTNNTNKTVKKIKISVRQYADICLFNTAQYKCPVAVEDADDMVAPSSTFCKVYTLTPFLANNREKRGLALDGKLKHEDTNLASSTLLRDGANKEILGIIVSYKVKVKLVVSRGGLLGDLASSDVAVELPFTLMHPKPKEEPPHRDVPEHEAPIDTNLIELDTNDDDIVFEDFARQRLKGMKDDKEDEDERTNSPQLNDR; from the exons GGTGTTTAAGAAAGCCAGTCCAAACGGGAAG CTCACCGTCTACCTGGGCAAGAGGGACTTCGTGGATCACATCGATGTGGTGGACCCCGTGG atgGCGTGGTGCTGGTGGACCCCGAGTACCTGAAGGAGAGGAAAG TCTTCGTCACCCTGACCTGCGCCTTCCGCTATGGCCGTGAGGACCTGGACGTGCTGGGCCTGACGTTCCGCAAGGACCTTTTCGTGGCCAACGCTCAAGCCTTCCCCCCACTGCCCGAGGAGAAGAAGCCCCTGACGCGGCTCCAGGAGCGGCTCATCAAGAAGTTGGGCGAGCACGCCTATCCCTTCACCTTTGAG ATCCCCCCCAACCTGCCTTGCTCCGTCACGCTGCAGCCGGGCCCAGAGGATACAGGGAAG GCCTGCGGGGTGGACTACGAGGTCAAAGCTTTCTGCGCCGAGAACCTGGAGGAGAAAATCCACAAGAG GAACTCGGTCCGCCTGGTCATCCGGAAGGTCCAATATGCGCCAGAGCGCCCCGGTCCCCAACCCATGGCAGAGACCACGCGGCAGTTCCTCATGTCGGACAAACCGCTGCACCTCGAGGCGTCCTTGGACAAGGAG ATCTATTACCACGGAGAACCCATCAGTGTCAACGTCCACGTCACCAACAACACCAACAAGACAGTGAAGAAGATCAAGATCTCAG TGCGCCAGTACGCCGACATCTGCCTCTTCAACACCGCCCAGTACAAGTGTCCGGTGGCCGTGGAGGACGCTGA CGACATGGTGGCCCCCAGCTCGACGTTCTGCAAGGTCTACACCCTCACGCCCTTCCTGGCCAACAACCGGGAGAAGCGGGGGCTGGCGCTGGACGGGAAGCTCAAGCACGAGGACACCAACCTGGCCTCCAGCACCCT GTTGCGGGATGGAGCCAACAAGGAGATCTTGGGCATCATTGTGTCCTACAAGGTCAAGGTGAAGCTGGTGGTGTCCCGAGGAGG CCTGCTGGGAGACCTCGCCTCCAG CGACGTGGCGGTGGAGCTGCCCTTCACGCTCATGCACCCCAAACCCAAGGAGGAACCTCCTCACCGGGACG TTCCAGAGCACGAAGCGCCCATTGATACGAACCTCATCGAGCTCGACACAAA CGATGACGACATCGTGTTCGAAGACTTTGCccgccagcggctcaagggcatGAAGGACGACAAGGAGGACGAGGACGAGCGGACAAACTCCCCCCAGCTCAACGACAGATAA
- the WDR73 gene encoding WD repeat-containing protein 73, translated as MEMAGGEEEAADEWLIQSLRMYEELHTFELQAPTRVIEWARGNRVCVAGYEDSGGNEILQLLPPPTLQAKETQGLCPERDFKVECGAFSNRPVYGLKHVPDTSLLVTSGPPDSSLRVWQVSAEDSDVIKPVGAIAAENDAGQPWAKIATISAKAPWVLHGSRLDSVRVTEVESRKNVYTAASRTSEELSDVAFLDRNTALLCCAEGQLSLADVRQAQAPLEAASVPWAPCGERWRMGVAAQGSDPGSRPVARVSSGGHLSLTDVRKTSESLAWVKCRFPRPSSGAEFLRVSWAPALQGCLAVSGFDGTVHVYDTQRWDSSGREAEPIFIHKGHALGGADSGDGPSLVTTHAWHPQKPRTVLSAASDGSLHVWEWVRP; from the exons ATGGAGATGGCGGGCGgcgaggaggaggcggcggacGAATGGCTGATCCAGTCACTGCGAAT GTACGAGGAGCTTCACACCTTCGAGCTCCAGGCGCCCACCCGCGTCATCGAATGGGCCCGGGGGAACC GTGTCTGTGTAGCCGGGTATGAGGACTCCGGTGGGAACGAGATCCTgcagctgctcccgccgccAACGCTGCAGGCGAAGGAGACACAG GGCCTGTGTCCAGAGAGAGATTTCAAGGTGGAATGCGGTGCATTTTCAAACCGCCCGGTGTACGGCCTGAAACACGTTCCGGACACCAG CTTGCTGGTGACGAGCGGCCCCCCCGACAGCTCCCTGCGGGTCTGGCAGGTGTCAGCGGAGGATTCGG ATGTCATTAAACCCGTCGGTGCCATCGCTGCAGAAAACGACGCTGGCCAACCTTGGGCTAAAATCGCAACGATTTCGGCCAAAGCCCCGTGGGTCCTTCACGGCTCGAGACTCGACAGCGTCCGAGTTACGGAGGTTGAATCGAGGAAAAACGTCTACACAGCAG CATCCAGAACCAGCGAGGAGCTCAGCGACGTGGCGTTCCTGGACAGGAACACGgcgctgctgtgctgtgccgaGGGCCAGCTCTCCCTGGCCGACGTTCGGCAGGCTCAGGCTCCCTTGGAGGCCGCGTCCGTGCCCTGGGCGCCGTGTGGCGAGCGCTGGCGCATGGGGGTCGCAGCTCAGGGCTCCGATCCCGGCTCCCGGCCCGTCGCCCGTGTCTCGAGCGGGGGGCACCTCAGCCTGACGGACGTAAGGAAAACCTCGGAGTCCTTGGCTTGGGTGAAATGCCGATTTCCTCGTCCCAGCTCGGGCGCGGAGTTCCTGCGCGTCTCCTGGGCTCCTGCGCTGCAGGGCTGCCTTGCTGTCTCAG GTTTCGATGGCACCGTGCACGTGTACGACACGCAGCGCTGGGACAGCTCCGGCCGGGAAGCCGAGCCGATATTTATCCACAAAGGCCACGCGTTGGGCGGAGCGGACAGCGGCGACGGCCCGTCCCTGGTGACAACGCACGCGTGGCACCCGCAGAAACCCAGAACCGTATTGTCAGCGGCGAGCGACGGTTCCCTGCACGTCTGGGAGTGGGTTCGGCCCTGA